One window of the Rhodococcus sovatensis genome contains the following:
- the infC gene encoding translation initiation factor IF-3, whose product MSKDSGRRAVPETGGRLDPTPHYLGGPISTETRINDRIRVPEVRLVGPGGEQVGIVRVEDALRLALEADLDLVEVAPDARPPVCKIMDYGKFKYEAAQKARESRKNQTLTVIKEQKLRPKIDAHDYETKKRNVIRFLEAGSKVKVTIMFRGREQSRPELGFRLLQRLGADVADLGFVETSAKQDGRNMTMVLAPHKGAKTRVKAQESAAAPPAQRAVAPTPAAEPAPATGDAAPAATTPPSS is encoded by the coding sequence ATGTCGAAGGACTCGGGCAGGCGGGCTGTGCCAGAGACAGGCGGTCGGCTCGACCCCACACCGCACTACCTAGGAGGCCCCATCAGCACTGAGACTCGCATCAACGATCGCATCCGTGTTCCCGAGGTTCGTCTAGTTGGACCGGGCGGTGAACAGGTGGGCATCGTGCGTGTTGAAGATGCACTCCGCTTGGCTCTCGAAGCCGATCTCGATCTCGTAGAAGTGGCTCCCGACGCACGTCCGCCGGTCTGCAAGATCATGGACTACGGGAAGTTTAAGTACGAGGCAGCGCAGAAGGCGCGCGAATCGCGCAAGAACCAGACTCTCACCGTGATCAAGGAGCAGAAGCTCCGCCCGAAGATCGACGCACATGACTACGAGACGAAGAAGCGAAACGTCATTCGCTTCCTCGAAGCAGGGTCGAAGGTCAAGGTCACCATCATGTTCCGTGGACGAGAGCAGTCTCGCCCGGAACTCGGCTTCCGTTTGCTGCAACGACTGGGTGCCGATGTTGCCGATCTCGGCTTCGTGGAAACGTCCGCGAAGCAGGATGGCCGCAACATGACGATGGTCCTCGCTCCACACAAGGGTGCGAAGACTCGCGTCAAGGCGCAGGAAAGTGCAGCAGCACCGCCCGCACAGCGTGCGGTAGCTCCGACTCCGGCTGCAGAGCCGGCTCCGGCTACCGGGGATGCTGCACCGGCGGCAACAACGCCGCCGAGCAGCTAG
- a CDS encoding DUF1844 domain-containing protein — MTSTPESGAEPDVRALADVPAVEVISRAAVMLMSSAAEKLGLSEADPSTSPHLDLDEARRVITALAGLVTASVEYLGPHAGPIRDGLQALQKAFRENSAYPDEPGKGPGEKYTGPVY; from the coding sequence ATGACGAGCACTCCCGAATCAGGCGCCGAACCGGACGTCCGCGCACTCGCCGACGTGCCGGCTGTCGAAGTGATCAGCCGCGCAGCCGTGATGTTGATGAGTTCGGCGGCCGAGAAGCTCGGCCTGTCCGAGGCAGACCCCAGCACCAGCCCACACCTCGATCTCGACGAAGCGCGACGCGTCATCACGGCCCTCGCCGGACTCGTCACCGCGTCCGTCGAGTACCTCGGCCCGCACGCAGGCCCGATCCGTGATGGCCTGCAGGCGTTGCAGAAGGCGTTCCGGGAGAACTCCGCGTACCCCGACGAGCCCGGGAAGGGTCCAGGAGAGAAGTACACCGGTCCGGTCTACTGA
- the rpmI gene encoding 50S ribosomal protein L35, with the protein MPKQKTHSGAKKRFKVSGSGKILRQKAGRRHLLEHKPTKVTRRLDGVAVVKKADVPRIKRLLGI; encoded by the coding sequence ATGCCCAAGCAGAAGACCCACAGTGGCGCCAAGAAGCGATTCAAGGTGTCCGGCAGCGGCAAGATCCTGCGCCAGAAGGCCGGCCGTCGCCACCTGCTGGAGCACAAGCCCACCAAGGTGACCCGTCGTCTCGACGGTGTCGCAGTCGTCAAGAAGGCCGACGTGCCGCGGATCAAGCGCCTGCTCGGCATCTGA
- the rplT gene encoding 50S ribosomal protein L20, with the protein MARVKRAVNAQKKRRSILEASKGYRGQRSRLYTKAKEQQLHSLTYAYRDRKARKGDFRKLWITRINAAARANDITYNRFVQGLKAAGVEVDRKILAELAVSDAAAFAGLVAIAKAALPADVNAPAGEAA; encoded by the coding sequence GTGGCACGCGTAAAAAGGGCGGTCAACGCCCAGAAGAAGCGCCGTTCGATACTCGAAGCGTCCAAGGGCTACCGCGGACAGCGCTCACGTCTGTACACCAAGGCCAAAGAGCAGCAGCTCCACTCGCTCACCTACGCATACCGCGACCGCAAGGCTCGCAAGGGTGACTTCCGCAAGCTGTGGATCACGCGTATCAACGCTGCAGCTCGGGCCAACGACATCACCTACAACCGCTTCGTCCAGGGCTTGAAGGCCGCTGGCGTCGAGGTCGACCGCAAGATCCTCGCCGAGCTCGCTGTCTCCGATGCTGCGGCATTCGCCGGCCTGGTGGCAATCGCCAAGGCTGCGCTGCCTGCTGACGTCAACGCTCCTGCCGGAGAAGCAGCCTGA
- a CDS encoding RNA methyltransferase — MDPLTERTPRVVSAVKLLRAAERRKTGLFLAEGTNSVSEALDAGVVHELFFREDSAERNGAVLDLARTSGVRSHAITERAAKGLSDTVTPPGIIAVCRTIDVALETALGGTPQLVAVPVEVSEPGNAGTVIRVADAVGADAVVLLGDAVDPHNGKCVRASAGSIFHLPIARERSVESGIDALRRAGATILATAADGEVDLDDADELLSGPTAWLFGNEAHGLQPGVAAAADHRVRIPIHGRAESLNLATAAAICLYSSARAQRRSRRN; from the coding sequence GTGGACCCGCTCACCGAGCGAACCCCACGGGTCGTTTCGGCTGTCAAGCTGCTTCGGGCAGCCGAGCGTCGGAAGACCGGGCTGTTCCTCGCCGAGGGGACCAATTCGGTGTCCGAGGCGCTGGATGCAGGCGTCGTGCACGAGCTCTTCTTCCGCGAGGACTCGGCCGAACGCAACGGCGCAGTCCTCGACTTGGCCCGTACCTCGGGGGTCCGTTCTCACGCCATCACGGAGCGGGCAGCGAAGGGGCTGTCCGACACCGTCACCCCGCCAGGCATCATCGCTGTCTGTCGGACCATCGACGTTGCTCTCGAGACGGCTCTCGGCGGCACACCACAGCTCGTCGCGGTTCCCGTCGAGGTATCCGAACCAGGTAATGCCGGAACGGTCATCCGAGTCGCAGATGCCGTCGGAGCGGACGCGGTAGTCCTGCTCGGCGACGCCGTGGATCCGCACAACGGGAAATGTGTTCGTGCGTCGGCAGGAAGCATCTTCCATCTCCCGATAGCTCGGGAAAGATCGGTGGAGTCAGGAATCGACGCGCTACGGCGAGCAGGCGCGACGATCCTCGCAACGGCCGCCGACGGTGAAGTGGACCTCGACGACGCCGACGAACTGTTGAGTGGCCCGACCGCGTGGCTGTTCGGCAACGAAGCCCACGGCCTACAGCCTGGCGTTGCCGCGGCAGCCGATCACCGCGTCAGAATTCCGATTCACGGTCGCGCAGAGAGCCTGAACCTCGCCACCGCTGCTGCAATCTGTCTGTACTCGAGCGCGCGCGCTCAGCGCAGGTCCCGCCGAAATTGA